A part of Setaria viridis chromosome 8, Setaria_viridis_v4.0, whole genome shotgun sequence genomic DNA contains:
- the LOC117833781 gene encoding WD repeat-containing protein VIP3 translates to MKLAGLKSVDGAHEESIWAAAWAPAADHRPTAVLLTGALDETVRAWRPDDLAAAGPPVRGHALGVVSLAAHPAGALAAAVSLDSFVRVFDVDSGASVATLEAPPSEVWGVQFHPKGNALAAAGGGSGSVKLWDTEKWQPITSLAVPRPEGARPDKTGSGKFVLSVAWSPDGKLLACGSMDGTIAVYDAIRMKFLHHLEGHHMPVRSMVFSPVDPHVLFTACDDCHIHIYDAKEKTLIGAMSGHASWVLSIDVSPDGLAVATGSSDRTVRLWDINMRSSMQTMSNHSDQVWAVAFRPLGGAGVRAGRLASASDDKSISLYDYS, encoded by the exons ATGAAGCTCGCGGGGCTCAAGTCCGTGGACGGTGCCCACGAGGAGTCCAtctgggcggcggcgtgggcgcccgccgccgaccaccgccCCACGGCGGTGCTCCTCACGGGGGCTCTCGACGAGACCGTCCGCGCCTGGCGCCccgacgacctcgccgccgcgggcccTCCCGTGCGCGGCCACGCGCTCGGGGTAGTCTccctcgccgcccaccccgcgggcgcgctcgccgccgccgtgtcgcTCGACAGCTTCGTCCGAGTCTTCGACGTCGACTCGGGGGCATCCGTCGCCACGCTGGAGGCGCCGCCGTCCGAAGTCTGGGGCGTCCAGTTCCACCCCAAG GGTAATGCGCTGGCTGCAGCTGGTGGTGGCAGTGGATCAGTGAAGCTCTGGGACACAGAGAAGTGGCAACCAATTACCAGCCTTGCTGTCCCACGTCCAGAGGGAGCTCGCCCTGACAAGACAGGCAGTGGCAAGTTTGTCCTTTCAGTTGCCTGGAGCCCTGATGGAAAGCTCTTAGCCTGTGGGTCCATGGACGGCACCATTGCTGTGTACGATGCAATCCGCATGAAGTTCCTCCACCACCTGGAGGGCCACCACATGCCTGTGCGGTCCATGGTCTTCTCCCCTGTGGACCCCCACGTGCTCTTCACGGCCTGCGACGACTGCCACATCCACATCTACGACGCCAAGGAGAAGACCCTCATCGGGGCCATGTCAGGCCATGCGAGCTGGGTGCTGAGCATCGACGTGAGCCCTGATGGTTTGGCAGTGGCGACGGGATCCAGCGACCGCACTGTCCGGCTCTGGGACATCAACATGAGGAGCTCTATGCAGACGATGAGCAACCACTCTGACCAGGTCTGGGCCGTGGCTTTCCGACCGCTGGGTGGGGCTGGAGTCCGTGCAGGCCGGCTTGCCAGCGCCTCGGATGACAAGAGCATCTCCCTGTATGATTACTCGTAG
- the LOC117866598 gene encoding uncharacterized protein produces the protein MVNLAEAQKLLLHFLVRRAGLRQHTVDVDGAGTVITFWVPKDKVPKDKVPKEKPTVRDVTPGPASADEATNKLPAAAAVAKNDRPAVVLVHGFAADGIVTWQFQVGALAKHYDVYVPDLLYFGGSTSPSSDRSPGFQAECLAAALRKLGVGSCAVVGFSYGGMVSFKMAEAHPDLVRSLVVSGSVVAMTDSISETMLERIGVKSSAELLLPESVKGLKALFSIATHRKLWFPDRLYRDYLKVMFPNRKERAELLEGLVVSNKDATVPVLPQKILLLWGENDNIFHIELGKTMKEQLGEKTMLQSIRKAGHLVHLERPCVYNRCLKEFLASITAAAVPRCSPQHELVN, from the exons ATGGTGAACCTAGCGGAGGCGCagaagctgctgctgcactTCCTGGTCCGGAGGGCCGGGCTGCGGCAGCACACcgtcgacgtcgacggcgcagGCACGGTCATCACCTTCTGGGTGCCCAAGGACAAGGTGCCCAAGGACAAGGTGCCCAAGGAGAAGCCCACCGTGCGGGACGTCACGCCCGGGCCAGCTTCTGCCGATGAGGCCACCAAcaagctgccggcggcggcggcggtggcgaagaATGACAGGCCCGCCGTCGTGCTCGTGCACGGCTTCGCCGCCGATGGCATCGTGACCTGGCAGTTCCAG GTGGGCGCGCTGGCGAAGCACTACGACGTGTACGTGCCGGACCTGCTCTACTTCGGGGGTtcgacgtcgccgtcgtcggacCGATCCCCGGGGTTCCAGGCGGAgtgcctggcggcggcgctccggaaGCTGGGCGTGGGGTCCTGCGCGGTGGTCGGGTTCAGCTACGGCGGGATGGTGTCGTTCAAGATGGCGGAGGCGCACCCGGACCTGGTGCGGTCGCTCGTGGTGTCGGGCTCCGTCGTGGCCATGACCGACTCCATCAGCGAGACGATGCTGGAGCGGATCGGCGTCAAGTCGTCGgcggagctgctgctgccggagtCCGTGAAGGGGCTCAAGGCGCTGTTCTCCATCGCCACCCACCGGAAGCTCTGGTTCCCCGACCGCCTCTACAGGGACTACCTCAAG GTGATGTTCCCCAACCGCAAGGAGAGAGCGGAGCTGCTGGAAGGTTTGGTGGTCAGCAACAAAGACGCCACCGTCCCCGTCTTGCCGCAG AAAATACTTCTACTGTGGGGAGAGAACGACAACATCTTCCACATCGAGCTCGGCAAGACAATGAAAGA GCAGCTGGGCGAGAAGACGATGCTGCAGAGCATAAGGAAGGCAGGGCATCTCGTGCACCTGGAGAGGCCCTGCGTCTATAACCGATGCCTCAAGGAGTTTCTCGCGTCCATCACGGCCGCAGCAGTGCCTCGCTGCTCCCCACAGCACGAGCTGGTCAACTGA
- the LOC117833505 gene encoding translationally-controlled tumor protein homolog: protein MLVYQDLLTGDELLSDSFPYREIENGILWEVDGRWVVQGAVDVDIGANPSAEGGGDDEGVDDQAVKVVDIVDTFRLQEQPAFDKKQFVTFMKRYIKNLTAKLEPEQQAEFKKGIEGATKYLLGKLKDLQFFVGESMHDDGSLVFAYYKDGATDPTFLYFAHGLKEIKC, encoded by the exons ATGTTGGTCTACCAGGATCTGCTCACCG GCGACGAGCTCCTCTCGGACTCGTTCCCGTACAGGGAGATCGAGAACGGCATCCTCTGGGAGGTCGACGGCAGG TGGGTCGTCCAAGGAGCTGTAGATGTTGACATTGGTGCCAACCCGTCTGCCGAGGGTGGTGGCGATGATGAGGGTGTTGATGATCAGGCGGTGAAGGTTGTTGACATTGTTGACACCTTCCGTCTTCAG GAGCAACCTGCCTTTGACAAGAAGCAGTTTGTGACCTTCATGAAGCGCTACATCAAGAACCTTACTGCCAAGCTGGAGCCGGAGCAGCAAGCGGAATTCAAGAAGGGCATTGAGGGTGCCACCAAGTACCTTCTTGGAAAGCTCAAGGACCTCCAGTT CTTTGTTGGCGAGAGCATGCATGATGATGGAAGCCTGGTGTTCGCCTACTACAAGGATGGAGCCACCGACCCAACCTTCCTCTACTTCGCGCACGGGCTGAAGGAGATCAAGTGCTAG